The Shewanella halotolerans region CCCAATGCCCAGAAGCTGATGATCCGCATGGGTCCGGAAAACAGCAAGAAGGTCAAGGCCGCCCTGCGTAAGCTCAAGAAGCAACTCAAACAGTGATGACCCCAGCTCGCCCACCTCCTCGTGGGCGAGCTTTTTCCTATCTCCTCAGTTCACACTATCTAGCAACAGATCAATCACATATTTATGTCACCCGTCAAAGGGTGTACAATAGCCGCCCCACAAATACACCTTGTGGCTCAGTTTCTGGTTATGGAAAACATCAGCAAGACGCTGTATTTAGAGGCAAAGTAGTGCGGTTACACTTTCACATTCATTCTGCGGGCGCCTGGTCTCCCCTATACCAGTGCTTAAGCGATTGGCAGACATGGCCAACGCCGCCAGCAGATGCCGAGCAGCTCGCTCATGCCGCCCCGGCGCTGAAGCAAGTACCCGCCATGCAAAGGCGACGCTTTAGCAAGCTCACCAAGATGCTGTTGGATGTCGCCTTTCAATGCGACGCGCCCTCACAATGCCGCACCATCTTCGCCTCTCGCCACGGCGAGCTTAACCGCACAGTGGATCTGCTGCAGGACATAGTGCGCCAGCAGCCCATTTCGCCCATAGGCTTCAGCCAATCGGTGCATAACACCGCCAGCGGCATCTTCAGCATATTGACGGACAACCGCGCGCCTTCGACCTCGATTGCCGCCGGTGAGGCCACCCTCACCCAGGCCCTTGTCGAGGCCTATGGACAACTGGCGGAGGACAACTCGCCGCTGCTGATGGTGTTTGGCGACGAGCCCGTGTCAGATATCTACAAAGAATTTACCCAGGAACCCGAACTGCCGCTGGCCATCGCGCTGCAGTTGTCGCTATGCCAAGATCAGGTTTCAGGCACTCAGCTAGTCATTGAGACCAAGCCAGATGCCTCCGAATTAGCGGCGACGCAGCCGCTGAGCTTTGGCCAAGTGATCCACGCCATCGCCAGCCAGCAACCGCTCGAGGGGCGCCTGAATCAATACCTGGTGCGGATCTGTCATGACTAGTCAGGTCGTCGCCAAACGCCTGACCGGCATCGCCTATATTCCTCGCTGGCTGGGCGGGGTGAGCTGCTATATCGCCTTCGGTTTAGGGGGCCTGCTCAGCTCACTCACCATATTGCCCGTACTCAGATTCTGGCCCGGCAGCCAGCAGGTGCGCATCGCCCGGGTGCAGCGCGCTGTACACCTGATGTTTCGCGGCTTCGTGCGTATGCTCACCTGGGCCGGGGTGATTCGGGTGACCACCCAAGATCTGCATCGACTGGAAAGTGCCAAGGGCAAGGTGATCATCGCCAACCATCCGACCCTGGTCGACGTGGTGGTATTGATAAGCCTGATGCCTAATGTCGGCTGTATCGTCAAACAAGGCTTGTGGCGCAACCCCTTCCTGCGGGGCGTGGTCTCCTGCGCCGGTTATATTCCCAACCGCGGCGCCGATCTCCTGCTCAAGGATTGCAGCGAGGTGCTGGCCCAAGGCACTAACATGATCATCTTCCCCGAGGGCACACGTACCGTTAAGGGCGAGATAGTTAACGAATTTGCCAGGGGCGCAGCCAATATCGCCCTGCGCACAAACACAGATCTAATCCCCGTGGTATTAAGAACCAATGCCGTCGGCCTGACCAAGCAGGAACCCTGGTATGAGATACCTCGCCAAACCATAGGCATGAATGTCGAAGTAGGCGAAACTATCGAGCATATCAGGTATCATGCTCAAACGGGTGGAGACGCCAAGATGGCCCGTCAGTTGACGCGGGATCTCGAAGAATATTATAAACAACAACTTGATAAAAATTATGAGCTTACAAAACGAAATTAAACAACTCATCATAGATTGCCTGGATCTCGAAGATGTCAGCATCGACGACATCGACACGGATGCGCCGCTCTTTGGCGACGGTCTGGGACTGGACTCTATCGATGCACTTGAGCTGGGACTGGCCATCAAGAAGCAGTTCGATGTCAAAATCGAAGCCAACTCGGAAGCCACCAAGGCCCATTTCTACAGTGTTGCCAGCCTGGCAAGCTTTATCGAATCTCAACGCGGTTAGGAGGCAGCATGCAAAATCGTGAGCAAATTCTACAGATGCTGACTCAGATCCTAGTTGATGAGTTTGAAATCGATGCCGACGACATCACCCCAGAGGCGTCTCTGTACCAAGAGCTGGATCTGGACAGCATAGACGCTGTGGATCTGGTGATTAAACTACAACAACTCACGGGCAAGAAGATCCAGCCCGACGAGTTTAAGGCCGTGCGTACCGTCGATGACGTAGTTACGGCTATCGAAGGGCTAGTGAAGCAGTAATGCGCCTGTTTCTGCAACTAGTCACCGGCCTGGTCGTGCTGGGGTACCCCCTGGCCGTCTACTTCGGCCTGAACTATTTGCCGCCGGGTGTGATCGCCCTCCTGCTCTGCTCTCTGCTGCTGCTCAGGCTCGCATTGCAGAGGCAACAGGTCAGGGCCATGATGCTGCCAATCGTCGTGGGTATATTCCTGACCGCGGGCAGCTACCTGGCGAAACAGACTGCCTGGCTGCTCTACTATCCCGTGGTGATCAACCTGAGCATGTTGGCGCTGTTTGCCTACTCCCTCAAACATGGTCCCACCATGATTGAGCGTCTCGCCAGGCTGAAGGAGCCGGATCTGCCCGACGAGGCGATCCCCTACCTGCGTAAGGTCACCCAGATCTGGTGTGGTCTGTTTGTCTTCAACGGCGCCATGGCGCTCTACACCGCCAGCGCCACTAGCCTGGCGACCTGGACCCTCTATAATGGATTTATCGCCTATCTGCTGATCGGTACGCTGCTCGGTGGAGAATGGTTATATCGCACCTTCTGGTTGAAAAAGTCATGACAGCCCTACTCAAACATTGGCTCAGGCATGGGCCGGCGAGCCAGCAGCTTATCAGCTTCAATCACCACGATATTCTGACGGGTGAGGCCTTTACCGCCCAAGTGGCCGCCATCTTCGAGGCACTGAGCCAACATAAGGCCAAGCGCTGGCTTTTGGCCTGCGACAGCAGTGATCTGTTCGCGGTCGGCCTGTGCGCCGGTCTGCTGGCAGGTAAACAGCTGATCCTGCCCGCCAACACCCAGAGCGGCACCCTGAGTGAACTCACCCATGAGTTCGACGCCGTGCTGGCAGACAGGCCACTGTGCGAGGCCAAAGACTTTGTCGCCCTGCATAAGGATCTCAAACATCCTGGTCCCTGGCCGACCAGCCAAGTATTTGGCGAGTTGATTCTCTATACCTCGGGCTCAAGCGGTCAACCCAAGGCGATCACTAAGACGCTAGATCAGCTCGATGCCGAGGTGACGGTACTGGAACAGACCTTTGCCAATCATCTGCCCCAATGCAGCGTGATCGCCACCGTCTCCCATCAGCATATCTATGGTCTGTTGTTTAAGGTGCTCTGGCCCCTGGCCGCCAGTCGCCCCTTCTTGAGCGATCTGGTGGAATACCCAGAGACCCTGACCTACTACGCCAACCTGTTTCCCAACCTCTGCCTGATCAGCAGCCCGGCGCAGCTCTCTCGCCTGCCAGATGCCTTGGAGCATCAGCCGCAGCTGCGCGCGCCCAGCCTGATCTTCAGCTCGGGCGGCCCGCTGAGCCTGGAGGCCGCCAATGCCATCGCCCACTGCTATGGCAAGCCGCCCATAGAGGTATTCGGCAGCACGGAAACCGGCGGCATTGCCTATCGTCGTCAGCAGGACAACCAGCAGAGCTGGCGCGCCTTTGCCACCCATGAGATCAAGCAAGATCCAGACGACGGTGCCCTCTGGCTCAAGTCCCCTTACCTGGAAAGTAGCGACTGGCTCAGGTGTGACGACAAGATACAGCTTATCGCTCCCGGCGAGTTCGTATTGCAGGGACGACTGGATCGTATCGTCAAGATAGAGGAGAAGCGCCTCTCACTGGTGCAGATGGAAGCCCTACTGGAGAACCATCCCTTGGTAGATCAGGCCGCGATCGTGGTGCTGGAGCAACCCAGGGTACAGCTGGGCGCCGCCATCAGGCTGTCTGCCGAAGGTAACGCCTTGCTGGAGCAGGAAGGTAAACTGGCGGTCAACAACGCCCTCAAGCAGCATCTGCTGAGTCAGTTTGAGCGCGTTACCCTGCCAAGACGCTGGCGTTATCCCGCCGCGCTACCGCTCAACACCCAGGGCAAGCGTATCCACAAGGAGCTGTTGGAGTTGTTTCTTCATGATTAAATCTGACCTACCGCCCATCATGGCCAAACGTTGCCTGGAAGATGGCGTCGAATGGCAGCTGCGCATCGATGCCGACCTGCCCTATTTCGAGGGGCATTTTCCCGAGCAGGCGGTACTCCCCGGCGTG contains the following coding sequences:
- a CDS encoding beta-ketoacyl synthase chain length factor — protein: MRLHFHIHSAGAWSPLYQCLSDWQTWPTPPADAEQLAHAAPALKQVPAMQRRRFSKLTKMLLDVAFQCDAPSQCRTIFASRHGELNRTVDLLQDIVRQQPISPIGFSQSVHNTASGIFSILTDNRAPSTSIAAGEATLTQALVEAYGQLAEDNSPLLMVFGDEPVSDIYKEFTQEPELPLAIALQLSLCQDQVSGTQLVIETKPDASELAATQPLSFGQVIHAIASQQPLEGRLNQYLVRICHD
- a CDS encoding lysophospholipid acyltransferase family protein — protein: MTSQVVAKRLTGIAYIPRWLGGVSCYIAFGLGGLLSSLTILPVLRFWPGSQQVRIARVQRAVHLMFRGFVRMLTWAGVIRVTTQDLHRLESAKGKVIIANHPTLVDVVVLISLMPNVGCIVKQGLWRNPFLRGVVSCAGYIPNRGADLLLKDCSEVLAQGTNMIIFPEGTRTVKGEIVNEFARGAANIALRTNTDLIPVVLRTNAVGLTKQEPWYEIPRQTIGMNVEVGETIEHIRYHAQTGGDAKMARQLTRDLEEYYKQQLDKNYELTKRN
- a CDS encoding phosphopantetheine-binding protein, which produces MSLQNEIKQLIIDCLDLEDVSIDDIDTDAPLFGDGLGLDSIDALELGLAIKKQFDVKIEANSEATKAHFYSVASLASFIESQRG
- a CDS encoding acyl carrier protein yields the protein MQNREQILQMLTQILVDEFEIDADDITPEASLYQELDLDSIDAVDLVIKLQQLTGKKIQPDEFKAVRTVDDVVTAIEGLVKQ
- a CDS encoding AMP-binding protein — protein: MTALLKHWLRHGPASQQLISFNHHDILTGEAFTAQVAAIFEALSQHKAKRWLLACDSSDLFAVGLCAGLLAGKQLILPANTQSGTLSELTHEFDAVLADRPLCEAKDFVALHKDLKHPGPWPTSQVFGELILYTSGSSGQPKAITKTLDQLDAEVTVLEQTFANHLPQCSVIATVSHQHIYGLLFKVLWPLAASRPFLSDLVEYPETLTYYANLFPNLCLISSPAQLSRLPDALEHQPQLRAPSLIFSSGGPLSLEAANAIAHCYGKPPIEVFGSTETGGIAYRRQQDNQQSWRAFATHEIKQDPDDGALWLKSPYLESSDWLRCDDKIQLIAPGEFVLQGRLDRIVKIEEKRLSLVQMEALLENHPLVDQAAIVVLEQPRVQLGAAIRLSAEGNALLEQEGKLAVNNALKQHLLSQFERVTLPRRWRYPAALPLNTQGKRIHKELLELFLHD